One Plasmodium vivax chromosome 13, whole genome shotgun sequence genomic region harbors:
- a CDS encoding hypothetical protein, conserved (encoded by transcript PVX_085835A): MEESLSDRYFSFRNSSKQRNTSQRFFEWILNYPLFNEIRNSNLSNRFSSLCVNDGEHFYPKQTQAEVKRRRSKKKDSSVPISEPNELTTNLIENGIRQEDYSLIVNNKFYAKIIKRSEHIYKTYNDAVKDERKKKKVFEKVKEKYLKKREKCGKYIPPVVPVNYSAREKKKKKKKILDEEFNPFFTFFERDINKNVYHQSINFSLKTNIHLNRYFYKVITNQLRYYRIKNDLRVPVVNMLNEISRYYHSYGYDILTNVKVKYFPYKSPSNSFYINGLVFSNCSIYFDDVEIKNPKILLLDAEKKNSYEVLEQCYNNKYNYTYFILKKLSNRNLNIILIHGEVDLYTKKLLMSKKIYFFTSIKKKNLCRLSNMLRTKVLSYDDFVNFDSNSYVAKANYFKIERYRKNVKNIFLCCSGNFLTICIFGRKEIRDGVEPQVGSTPANSTSTVSEVPFSNFNNPNERHTPEGGTKPRGGDLFYTLLKKEMKKQNVLENFLQVYYKNKSDDYLVDYFFQHKEKKISLMGRDRRINRREALIDHIKNVIIIKKVKKLLKFCLFLTFHVYKQLHLNNYMGRMLQRVPVGSIHTNAICDSLYKKVSEAILSSSIFFFYNDTKRKIKKTPINFMSNLFHLVNVNNPLAKERMKSLHMLIKANKIIKEQICNNYEHCFFNAGKNKVIDLVNYFFFNNFMKNWESNYNYVYYYLKIINSSYLYCSRKNLVTKEEDFLNDSNLMFHPVFSNDEIVMERKVNEKAEEIIAQNILFYCYHLEAAKNIEMITYFICPNYMFINNLYNCVNMYLFDSQNLGVKKLFYNFFFNHKYICDVSLRQFVCAMQELAYSLNCPFDACGNQLGHHQICIQIFLKRVLITFKKESSDREEEEVSMNIICSRCDLLQEKVLNSSVSLSEFLLSIIQSDSYVNVQCNHNGKNNAYELSYKDLTVCFLLHDNDIYKSIKLRRNGKAVHARSSECSSARGCSHNHCDGIANSERRVKRYIKKNMQKVIRSSVFYHYPCKCVTRRNKCKFEEGKKIKKKEQVYTNFNLYNIIENFPFFTSSMLPMYCSLKYLIYSCVIHYYRSKNRHLYGKPSSKKRKKEKFKNPSSPLYFTNKCKKCKYIKIANFYTLGFFNVLFIMKRIFFNFYIAVNFLIGLVSKNMLIKVNEIVYCVNNTAYFIEDNFLLIKGGMESGREDEQLERQGGQQWEWQSERQSEKPQGEPLDEHKMEEPNQNGDGANEPPIQQKDALLNGVMTQLMCGDEMEGREEGGADGPAQAKQSSHQPNGDDTHMKEEETLKGKQVPSREAERVANCDSKQVSSNQAYILKDINRIKENLIKQFLLFRKFKNKMGHYKKHLTKVFRRFYSYAIVHLMEREFSLDIEMVFSLYIMTLEKINLRIKGDVERVTRLANNRKLQHLRYVTWRGLRGARRVQLVQRRVKESSEETVGDTRGDSKSDAKNGERTCEEEPLSLPPISHRRAKRRPQHGLGKVQLMRRWRRSKRKYALVNDMNRRRRRKSESSNLENPPSVNEDKPELSNYFYFVREYDVQKLYTKESYYIYNIENYRKRKYLDDMNKEEQEHSKKKLFYLHISKIVESVRGDKRRRNKTGGTEKEQKTSAVFLLNPSDTSNSIFHALISDKYKTKLAEIYHKEREALREEKKQHALEKRIDEKVSEMVLLRRKIKPSGSKERVTQKKPFGGKKKQRRGKPSPAAQHEEIKKYLKKNIRRMTNRNLTNGMINQLLNCKNDEVVVIPINEHISVYIYFPLQFYYLRKFLCKGETTFLRSLIKSNCINFDHKKRHFVKTYDDKYIIKEINKYEFKSFITRYKEFFKHFSDIFFRGKKSLLCFMFGLYQIEIKKRSRKTVKTYIILENVKIENTNSKILIFDIKGARKKKNLQKLIKQNKKSSSFFDRNDAFSYNSCKMTEEKDMSDDNSSGISENLGHFTRYIRREKRISFKGAALSPSRMNTLTSGRTNGRANGGMNERPNTFYSKTGYLHFLSAEETRKAESNSKQDGADHMGGLQNGTEVSIPNGDSERRHGLIVSSGKEGAPNKKRRTRNGVSSQSNEERVRKVYTKVRQQMLCGSLRQRLVEPVKKPHGKSRLSKNFSQMGGEKKGDQKNWRVFTNDIVHHTRMFLSLNGKMAKLRKRKNRRRGKGTKRMRTKCLYNAKASLHFLARKKEYILNRDNLSRHKIRGEAVCAPQGSTPSREGTYSFLTKEVLDSKNLESLNSMEKYNNFAIDNYNCLKNYTVLFDDNFKDFIKSKVINLEYCDYKDLMNSLREDTDFLSGQDIMDYSLLIHMDVANFVIIFKIIDYLRPYTWDKSVENFSKSVLYLTKGYRPTIIHSEYYKKRFLSNIKKYIFYYLPIHALKKKIVFKIAERKGSFSVFTLSRGHPFKVYFFHQLFNLILRYYNNYYIYMKYFNVHQASLRKRPFVDIFSSQNLLAFLSYYQKECYLHSLEEKKREDAQLCDDFYLQNVLSDDEFSAQDSFSNPLKSEIALRNGNLNREIMSRYFDSNKVNSNSSYLNREVATAKLREENAHLYSLVFPYCTVDHRGDPRNGTAASWRGVERDLKGDSKWYPKCDPKCDPKCGIHGGDNPFVREANNPSRPNNPAKANGEKTHAQAEHPADGVTNMPNFFSHSDSFDEREYEKLKKQFYKKISHFQIKILKKLQKNNFKIEGISQLVQNNVYLHMTDTNMHYTNMNYLDVFNIYNICEKGFRWGSKRSKCRKREDTLLYVPSYFLFALNKK, from the exons ATGGAAGAAAGCTTGTCGGATAGATACTTCAGCTTTCGGAACAGCTCAAAGCAGCGAAACACGTCGCAGAGGTTTTTCGAGTGGATCCTGAACTACCCCCTGTTCAACG AAATCCGAAACAGCAACCTGTCTAACCGCTTCAGCAGCCTCTGCGTAAACGACGGGGAACATTTTTACCCGAAGCAGACGCAGGCAGaagtgaaaaggagaagatcGAAGAAGAAGGACTCCAGCGTGCCCATCAGCGAACCCAACGAACTGACCACGAATTTGATTGAAAATGGAATAAGGCAAGAAG ACTACAGCCTCATAGTGAACAACAAGTTTTACGCGAAGATAATTAAAAGGAGCGAACACATTTACAAAACCTACAACGACGCTGTCAAGGacgaaagaaagaaaaaaaaagtatttgaaaaagttaaagaaaaatatttaaaaaaaagagaaaagtgTGGAAAGTATATTCCACCTGTAGTTCCCGTGAATTATTCTgcaagggagaaaaaaaaaaaaaaaaaaaaaattttggacgAAGAatttaatcctttttttacctttttcgaAAGGgacattaacaaaaatgtgtaccaCCAGAGTATCAATTTTTCTCTGAAGACGAACATCCACCTCAATCGGTACTTTTACAAAGTGATAACCAACCAGCTGCGCTACTACCGGATTAAGAATGACTTACGCGTCCCCGTCGTCAACATGTTGAATGAGATTTCGAGGTATTACCACAGTTATGGCTACGACATTTTGACAAACGTGAAG gTGAAGTACTTCCCCTATAAGAGCCCCTCAAACAGCTTCTACATCAACGGGCTGGTGTTCAGCAACTGCTCGATATACTTCGACGATGTGGAGATAAAGAACCCAAAAATATTGCTACTCgacgcggaaaaaaaaaacagctacgAAGTGCTCGAGCAGTGTTATAACAACAAATACAATTAcacatatttcattttgaaaaaattgagcaaCCGAAATTTGaacattattttaattcaCGGGGAAGTAGACCTTTACACGAAGAAGTTGCTAATGAGTAagaagatatattttttcaccagcattaagaagaaaaatttatgccGCCTGTCCAACATGCTGCGCACGAAGGTTTTAAGTTACGACGACTTTGTAAACTTTGACAGCAACAGTTATGTAGCCAAAGCgaattatttcaaaattgaGAGGTATAGAAAAAACgtgaagaatatttttctctGTTGTAGTGGGAATTTTCTGACCATCTGCATATTTGGGAGGAAGGAAATCCGGGATGGGGTCGAACCGCAGGTGGGGAGTACTCCCGCGAATAGCACGTCCACAGTTAGTGAAGTCCCCTTTTCCAACTTTAATAATCCAAATGAGAGACACACACCGGAGGGAGGAACCAaaccgcgggggggagaccTCTTCTACACGCtgcttaaaaaagaaatgaagaaacaaaatgtaCTAGAGAACTTCCTCCAAGTGtattacaaaaacaaaagtgaTGATTACTTAgtggattattttttccaacacaaagaaaaaaaaataagtctAATGGGTAGGGACAGACGCATAAACAGGAGGGAGGCACTAATcgatcatataaaaaatgtaattataattaagaaGGTTAAAAAGTTGCTAAAATTTTGTCTTTTCTTAACCTTCCACGTGTATAAACAGCTTCATTTGAACAACTACATGGGGAGAATGCTGCAGAGAGTGCCGGTCGGAAGTATACACACAAATGCGATTTGCGACAGtttatacaaaaaagtgAGTGAGGCCATTCTAtcctcttccattttttttttctacaatgatacgaagaggaagataaaaaagacGCCAATAAATTTCATGTCAAATTTGTTCCACTTAGTAAATGTAAATAACCCGCTGGCAAAAGAACGAATGAAAAGTTTGCACATGCTGATTaaggcaaataaaattattaaggAACAAATATGCAACAATTATGAGCATTGCTTCTTCAAcgctggaaaaaataaagtaatagACCTagtgaattattttttttttaacaattttatgaaaaactGGGAAAGCAATTACAACTATGTGTACtactatttaaaaattattaacagcTCCTATTTGTACTGTAGTAGGAAAAATTTAGTCACAAAGGAGGAGGATTTTTTGAACGACTCAAATTTGATGTTCCATCCTGTATTTTCTAACGACGAAATTGTGATGGAGAGAAAGGTGAATGAAAAGGCAGAGGAGATTATTGCCCAGAATATCCTTTTCTACTGCTACCATTTGGAAGCAGCCAAGAATATAGAAATGATAACTTATTTCATCTGCCCCAATTATATGTTCATTAATAATTTGTACAATTGCGTCAACATGTATCTCTTTGACAGTCAGAACCTCGGCGTGAAGAAGCTCTTCTAcaactttttctttaaccACAAGTATATTTGCGATGTGTCTTTGCGGCAGTTCGTTTGCGCCATGCAGGAGCTGGCCTACAGTTT GAACTGCCCCTTCGACGCGTGCGGGAACCAACTCGGCCACCACCAAATTTGCATCCAAATATTCCTGAAGAGAGTGCTGATCACATTTAAGAAGGAAAGCAGCGATcgagaagaggaggaagtgaGCATGAACATCATCTGCAGCAGGTGTGACTTGCTCCAGGAGAAAGTGCTCAACAGCAGCGTTTCCCTCAGCGAATTCCTTCTAAGCATTATACAATCCGACAGTTACGTAAACGTCCAGTGCAACCACAATGGGAAAAACAACGCCTACGAGTTGAGTTACAAAGATTTGACAGTTTGCTTCCTCCTGCACGATAACGATATTTATAAGAGCATCAAACTGCGCAGGAATGGCAAAGCTGTGCATGCGCGAAGCAGCGAATGCAGCAGTGCGCGCGGCTGTTCGCACAACCACTGTGATGGAATCGCCAACTCAGAACGGAGAGTCAAACGCTACATCAAGAAGAACATGCAAAAGGTCATCCGCAGTAGCGTCTTTTACCACTACCCCTGCAAGTGCGTAACGAGAAGGAATAAGTgtaaatttgaagaaggcaaaaaaataaaaaaaaaagaacaagtGTACACAAATTTTAACCTATACAATATAATCGaaaatttccccttctttaCGAGCTCCATGCTCCCCATGTACTGCTCACTAAAGTATTTAATTTACAGCTGCGTAATACACTACTATAGATCTAAGAATAGGCACCTTTATGGGAAGCCGTCCtcaaagaagaggaaaaaggagaaatttaaaaacccCTCATCCCCGTTGTACTTTACAAAtaagtgtaaaaaatgtaagtacataaaaattgccAACTTTTACACCCTAGGGTTCTTCAATGTCTTATTTATAATGAAGAGGATTTTCTTTAACTTTTACATCGCTGTGAATTTTCTCATCGGTTTGGTCAGCAAGAATATGCTCATCAAGGTGAACGAAATTGTCTACTGCGTGAATAACACGGCGTACTTTATAGAGGACAACTTTTTGCTTATAAAGGGGGGGATGGAAAGCGGCAGGGAGGATGAGCAGTTGGAGCGgcagggggggcagcagTGGGAGTGGCAGTCGGAGCGGCAGTCGGAGAAGCCACAGGGGGAGCCACTAGATgagcacaaaatggaggaaccGAACCAGAACGGCGATGGAGCCAACGAACCGCCTATCCAGCAAAAAGACGCTCTCTTGAATGGCGTGATGACCCAGCTGATGTGTGGCGATGAGATGGAGGGtagagaagaaggaggagcggATGGCCCTGCACAAGCCAAGCAATCTTCGCATCAGCCAAATGGGGATGACACGCAcatgaaggaggaggaaaccCTCAAAGGAAAACAAGTACCCTCGAGAGAAGCAGAAAGGGTCGCCAACTGTGACTCGAAACAGGTTAGCAGCAACCAAGCGTACATCTTAAAAGACATCAACAGgataaaggaaaatttaataaaacagTTCCTCCTATTTAGAAagtttaaaaacaaaatggggcactACAAAAAGCACCTGACTAAAGTGTTCAGGCGCTTTTACTCCTACGCCATTGTGCATTTGATGGAGAGGGAGTTCTCTCTGGACATTGAAATGGTTTTCTCCCTGTACATTATGacgttggaaaaaattaacttacGAATAAAGGGGGACGTCGAAAGGGTGACCAGGCTGGCCAATAATAGGAAGCTGCAGCATCTGCGTTACGTTACATGGCGTGGTTTGCGGGGTGCGCGGCGTGTGCAGCTTGTGCAGCGGCGAGTGAAGGAGAGTTCTGAGGAGACGGTGGGTGATACGAGGGGTGACTCGAAGAGTGACGCGAAGAACGGCGAGCGAACTTGCGAGGAGGAGCCCTTGTCTTTGCCGCCCATCAGCCACCGTAGAGCCAAACGGAGACCCCAACATGGGCTGGGCAAAGTGCAGCTCATGAGAAGGTGGAGGAGATCCAAAAGGAAGTATGCCCTGGTAAACGACATGaacaggaggagaagaaggaaaagcgaaTCGTCCAATTTGGAAAATCCCCCAAGTGTAAATGAAGACAAACCGGAGCTGAGCAACTACTTCTACTTCGTGCGGGAGTATGACGTGCAAAAATTATACACGAAGGAATCCTACTACATTTATAACATCGAAAATTATAGGAAGAGAAAATATCTGGACGATATGAACAAGGAAGAACAGGAACATTCGAAGAAGAAGCTATTCTATTTACACATATCTAAAATAGTGGAGTCAGTAAGGGGAgataaaagaagaagaaacaaaacgGGGGGTacagaaaaagaacaaaaaacaaGTGCCGTCTTTTTGTTAAATCCGAGTGACACGTCGAACTCGATTTTTCACGCACTCATATCGGATAAGTACAAGACCAAGTTGGCCGAAATTTACCACAAGGAGAGGGAGGCGCTccgggaggagaagaaacaaCACGCTCTGGAAAAACGAATTGACGAAAAGGTGAGCGAAATGGTACTGCTTCGGAGGAAGATCAAACCAAGTGGGAGCAAAGAAAGGGTCACACAGAAGAAGCCTTTtggtggaaagaaaaaacagcgAAGGGGTAAACCTTCCCCCGCTGCACAGCAtgaggagataaaaaaatatttaaagaaaaacatcaGAAGGATGACCAACCGGAACCTCACAAATGGAATGATAAACCAACTTttgaattgcaaaaatgatgaagtgGTCGTCATTCCGATAAATGAACACATTTccgtgtacatatatttccCGCTACAGTTTTATTACTTGAGGAAATTTCTGTGCAAAGGAGaaacaacatttttaaggTCACTCATAAAGAGCAACTGCATCAACTTTGatcataaaaaaagacacTTTGTAAAAACGTACGACGATAAGTACATCATCAAggagataaataaatacgaATTTAAATCTTTCATTACAAgatataaagaattttttaaacatttttcgGACATATTTTTTCGAGGAAAGAAATCGCTCCTGTGCTTCATGTTTGGACTGTACCAAatagaaattaaaaagaggagcaGAAAAACTGTCAAAACGTAtatcattttggaaaatgtaaaaatcgAAAATACCAACtcgaaaattttaatttttgatatTAAAGgggcgaggaaaaaaaaaaatttacaaaaattgaTCAAGCAGAATAAGAAgagctcctcctttttcgatCGAAATGATGCCTTCTCGTACAACTCCTGCAAAATGACGGAGGAAAAGGACATGTCGGACGATAATTCCTCCGGTATTTCGGAAAATCTGGGCCACTTTACCAGGTACATTCGCCGGGAAAAGAGGATTAGCTTTAAGGGCGCGGCGCTGTCTCCCTCGCGGATGAACACACTGACGAGCGGGCGAACGAACGGGCGAGCGAACGGAGGGATGAACGAACGGCCCAATACCTTTTACAGCAAAACGGGGTACTTGCACTTCCTCTCCGCGGAGGAGACCAGAAAAGCAGAAAGCAATTCCAAACAGGATGGTGCAGACCACATGGGGGGTCTTCAAAACGGGACGGAAGTTTCCATACCCAATGGAGACAGTGAAAGAAGGCACGGTCTCATAGTCAGCAGCGGCAAAGAGGGAGCACCGAATAAGAAACGTAGAACGAGGAACGGAGTGAGCAGCCAAAGTAACGAAGAAAGGGTGAGGAAGGTTTATACAAAAGTTAGGCAACAAATGCTATGCGGGTCGTTGCGACAACGTCTGGTTGAACCGGTTAAGAAGCCCCATGGGAAGAGTAGGCtgagtaaaaatttttcacaaatgggtggggagaaaaaaggcgaTCAGAAAAATTGGCGCGTCTTTACAAATGATATAGTACACCACACGAGGATGTTCCTATCCTtgaatggcaaaatggcgaagctacggaagaggaaaaatagaCGTAGGGGGaaaggcacaaaaaggaTGAGAACCAAATGTTTATACAACGCAAAGGCGTCACTGCATTTTTTGGccagaaaaaaggagtacaTTCTAAATAGGGACAATTTGAGCAGGCACAAAATAAGGGGAGAAGCTGTATGCGCCCCACAAGGCAGTACCCCCTCACGGGAAGGAACGTACAGCTTCTTAACCAAAGAAGTGTTAGATAGTAAAAATTTGGAGAGCCTAAATTcgatggaaaaatataacaactTTGCAATAGATAACTACAATTGCTTGAAAAATTATACCGTCCTATTTGATGACAATTTTAAAGACTTCATAAAATCTAAGGTGATCAATTTGGAGTACTGTGATTACAAAGATTTGATGAACTCCTTAAGAGAAGATACGGACTTCCTATCCGGGCAGGATATTATGGACTATTCCCTACTTATACATATGGATGTGGCCAATTTtgtaatcatttttaaaatcattgATTACTTAAGACCATACACATGGGATAAATCGGTGGAGAATTTCAGCAAAAGTGTGTTATATTTGACCAAGGGATACAGACCAACTATTATACACTCCGAATATTACAAAAAGAGATTCCTCAGTAACattaaaaagtacattttttattaccttcCAATACAtgctcttaaaaaaaaaattgtctttAAAATAGCTGAGAGGAAAGGCTCCTTTTCTGTGTTCACCCTGAGTAGAGGGCACCCATTcaaagtttatttttttcaccaactttttaatttaatattgaGGTACTATAATAATTACTACATCTATATGAAGTATTTTAATGTCCACCAGGCGTCTCTTCGTAAACGCCCATTTGTAGATATTTTCTCGAGCCAAAATTTGCTTGCCTTTTTAAGCTACTATCAGAAGGAATGCTACTTACACAGtttggaggaaaagaaaagggaagatgCCCAACTGTGTGACGATTTTTACCTGCAAAATGTACTATCAGATGATGAGTTTTCAGCACAGGACTCTTTTTCAAACCCTTTGAAGAGCGAAATTGCATTACGTAATGGAAATTTAAATAGAGAAATAATGTCGCGCTATTTTGATAGCAACAAAGTGAATAGCAACTCGTCCTACCTGAACAGGGAAGTGGCCACTGCCAAACTGCGGGAGGAGAATGCGCATCTGTATAGCCTCGTTTTTCCGTACTGTACGGTGGATCATCGTGGCGACCCCCGGAATGGCACTGCTGCCTCGTGGAGGGGCGTTGAAAGAGACCTGAAAGGTGATTCCAAGTGGTACCCAAAATGCGACCCAAAATGCGACCCAAAATGCGGCATCCATGGAGGGGACAATCCCTTCGTCCGCGAAGCGAACAACCCATCGCGACCGAACAATCCTGCGAAGGCGAACGGAGAGAAAACCCACGCGCAGGCGGAGCACCCCGCCGACGGCGTGACGAACATGCCGAACTTTTTCAGCCACAGTGACTCCTTTGACGAACGGGAAtacgaaaaattgaaaaaacaatttt